The window ttctcattttagaagAAGCAGAAATCTCATCTGGACTAGTAATGGGAAGGTtctgtttttcaagttttctgaGCTGGGGAAGTTTGAGACTGTAACTTTATCACTTCTGGAGATCCTCTTATACTGTGTTAGATTTTCTAACCTGGACTGTATTTTATAGGCTTAGCTACAATTAATTGAGCATGCCTTTGTAACTGGGTGGTaatgttttgttcctttttgtatcctcctctcccccttctgtCTTAATTCAGGGTTATATTGGCGAATATGGCATATGGATCTTATTCAGTCTGCTGTTCTCTATAGTGTGATGACCCTAGTAAGCACTTACTTGGTAGCCTTTGCatacaaaaatgtgaaatttgtTCTCAAACACAAGTAAGTATATTTCTCAAGGGAAAGTATGTATTACATGTTGCACTTTTATATAGAAGGATGTCTTAAAAGACCATTTGTGTGTCTTGTTTTCAATAAGCATCAATTTgatctgtatatgtatataggcATATTAATgctataaagaattattaactaaGTGAAGCAGAGACAGTGCTTCTGACACTTACAGAAGTAGGTTTTGAGGATGAAATTAGAACAGTTGAGCACTAGCCTTAATCATGGGGtttatcagaaaaacaaaccaCCAAGTAAATTAACATTGCTGAAGCCAAATGAAATTCTTTCTGGAAAGAACAGTTCTGGTTCTCCATGTACTATTTTTGGACATGAAataagtggtctttttttttttttttaactctgacaTTTTTAATGctaattacattttttcttataaatatgtaaaaatgtaaaagattattGTATTTCCTCTAAGGTTACACATTATATAAATCCTTTCTAAGTTTGTTGTTTCTATGTTAGGCTCTTTGTGGTGACAGGGAATAGAAACATGTtgagatgaggggcacctgggtggtgcagttggttaagtggccaacttttggttttggctcaagtcatgatatcAGGATCCTGtgagcctgtgtcaggctccacattcagtgggagTCCACTTGggtattctctccctctgtcccttcccccgctcacatgcgctctctctctcaaatacatagatctttcaaagaataaaagaaacatggTGAGATGATCTTAGTTAACAGGGATTTATTATATAAAGACCAGAAGTGGCCTCAGTGGCTGAAAGTGGCCTCAGCATCTTCTCTGCTGTTGTGTTGGACCTATAGGAGCTCAGGTTTGTGTGACTGCCTTTCTGCTAGACCAGCAGAGTGATCATCTTTATCGTCTTTCTGCTTGGCAGCCCTCTTCACCAACTGCCATTCCGGTTTCAGCCTGTCTTGGACTCTCCTGTTCTGGGCTGGCTTTCTTGTGAGGTGTGGCCAACTGTGGATAGTGAAGCCTTAAGATGCGGGCACCTTGTACGACCCATCCTTTGTGATATCCTTGGAACTCACTCCCTTTGAGACTTGGATGTTTTTTGACTTGTTctgcatattatttttcattaacctttttggaattaaaattacGGTTTTTTGCCTTCTCATTTCTACTCTAGGCTTCTTGAGGGCCACTGCCATGTCTTTTGTCCCTCACAACAGTTAACAGTACATTTAGTTGAGTAAAATTTCAGTTACTTACTGACTTGATTTAATAGGTTCTCTCAGAgtggaattgttttttttaatcatagtttTGATTTCATATTAAATACTGCCACTCATATCGAAGCTTCTACAGATTTACAAGATGTGTTAAAGCTCAAAGACCCAGGAAGATGCAGAGTATGGGTAGGTGTTCATAGTAGAGGGAAGTTGGCTTATGTGTTGACAGTCTGGATTCCAGTCTAAGCTCTGCTTTGCTTAAATGTATAGCTTTGGGCACACATTTCATCTTTTGAGATGTCACATTTCTGAGCTGTAAAGTGGGGATACTAATGGTACCTCATAGATGGTGAGGATTAGATAAGATAACATGGGTGACATGTTAagcatagtgtctggcacataatgtTTATGTGCAGTGTTGGAGACATTGGGGGTGAGAGAACCCGtaggaatttttttaaggttgcgtgacttttaaaaaatgtttttctttaagaaattaaataaatgggggtgcctggatggctcacttTGTTAAGTaactgccgtcagctcaggtcatggtcccggagtcctgggatcagtccaGCAACGGGCTtccggctcagcagggaacctgcttctccctctgaccctctcccttctcatgctgtttctctctctctctctttctcaaataaataaatacaatcttaaaaaaaagagaaattaaatagatggtatttttcttttttattctggaaAGGTTCTGAAATacgttaaaaaaataatagaagataaACCGTTGATTTTGTGGGTTATCTCATTTGGCTGAGCGCTGGGCCACTGGAGTAACCTTTGTCTTGTTTTAGAGCATTCAGCACTGAGACTTACTTAAGAACCCTAAGAGGGTAGGAGTTGTTGAGTTGTAATAAACCTGACAGGTTGTTACGGGTCTGTTAGGTAAAGATAGAAGTTTAGATCTAGAAGAGAAATTAACTAGTTAATCTGGTTTGGTCTATTCAGGAAGATTTGTCCTGTGAACAGATGATTGACTGTTTGTCTTAAAGATACTTGGAGATAGCCAactcttttgaaaataatttattcctgTGTCCTACCATTCTGACGGGCTGTGGGGGtgggtgtatatatgtatattttcttccctctgttcaGCTCAGAAATGTTTCTGCTGTAAACCACATTCATTTCTTATCAGCTGGCCTTTCTTAGAAAAAAGTGGTCTTATGCTAAGTTCAAGAAACCTTTGAGTGCCTGTTCTGCTAGAGAGGTTCAGAAATAAGAGTCTCTGCCCTTAAGAACAGAActtttacataataaaatgaatCAGTTGAAGTTGGATCTTTGGGaatttgtgtttaatttgtaTCCCAGAAGCTCTTGTGGTTAAAGAAAGGTTGAAAACTATGGACTTGAATGATCTTGGGCTTTCTTTTCAGGAATCTATCCTGATTTCTCCACACCTTTTCTTGGTACACTGACCAAAACTAAATATAGCATAGTAATGAGGGATTAATTAATTGAACATAGAGTGAACAGATTTCCATGTTccatattttcttgcttttaataTATCTCAATATTGTGTTGAACATTTTCATAGTGGGACTGTGTAGATAATTGCTAGATTTTGCGTAtatctgttatttttcttctataattatGGCTAACCAGTCTCTcctatattatgaaaaataaaccatGTTGAATTTAAATGTCATGAACTTTGGGaggctttttatattttgtcataGGTTAAATTTTATACTCTCTTTCACTAGCAGTCTCATCTGATAAAATTCACCTTATAGATTTTCTGatgaatgtactttttttttttttttaatttgactgaTCACTGAAGATTCTGATCTGGTATCTTGAATAACACTTTTAGTTTTTCTGGCTGATTCCATACAGTGGTTCATTTAGTTAAAAGTGGTATGGTTGATCCCTGACCTTGTGGCAttacttatttttagtaaaattgtTCTTTGAGTGGAGTTAAAGTATTACTTTAATATGTTACAGCTGttaattccctttttatttttattttatttttttatgattctcctttgtaatttttttaaacattttatttaaattcaattaattaacatataatgtattattggtttcagaggtacaggcctgtgattcatcagtcttatacccagtactcattacatcacgtgccctccccagtgtccatcacccagccaccccatcccttgcccccctcccctccagcaaccctcagtttgtttcctgtgattaagagtcttatggtttgtctccctctctggtttcgtcttgttttatttttttctctcttcctgtatgattctctgttttgtttcttaaattccacatatcagtgagatcatatgaaacttgtctttctctgacttatttcgtttagcataataccctctagttctatctacgtcgttgcaaatggcaagatttcattttttttttgatggctgcataatattccattgtgtatatataggcacaccacatcttctttatccattcatctgttgatggacatctgggctctttccatggtttggctattgtggacattgctgctataaacatcggggtgcgtgtaccccttcagatcactacatttgtatctttggggtaaatacccagtagtgcagttgctgggtcgtagggtagctctgttttcaactttttgaggaacctccatactgttttccagagtggctgcaccagcttgcactcccaccaacagtgtaggagggttcccctttctccgcatccttgccaacaattcccttttttaaaataaagattttatttaccagAGAGTGCGCGCATGCATGCGCAACTGTGTacatgtgcaagcagggggagtggccggcagagggagaagcaggctccccactgagcggggagtccgatgcggggctcgatcccaggacgctgggatcatgacctgagccgaaggcagacacttaaccatctgagccacccaggtgcccctccccttttgttttttaagtctagtttacttttatttactgGAATTGAGATCCTATATCATTTGCCAGTGCCttatcaaatttatttatagaaataaataactaGGCTAAAACAAAATGGAGTTAAAATGATTTATAACTAAGTTGTGCTAAAAGCATTTGACTTATTTCCATATTAAATACCTAAACTTTGGAAAATTACCCCTTTTAAGCAGAAGTCAAAGCTTATAACTAATAAACTCCATCTTGGAAGTTCTTGAACTCTCTTTTGGCTATTACAGTATAATAAACTTGGAATTTTCTGTCAAGATTATTTCTTGAAATGTAAAGTATCATATAGTTGCCAATACAAAATATGAGTACAGAGTGTTTCAGATAGTGTGATATTCATTCGTGGAGCATGcggaaacttttttcttttttttttttcccccagagtaGCACAGAAGAGGGAGGATGCTGTTTCCAAAGAAGTGACTCGAAAACTTTCTGAAGCTGATAACAGAAAGATGTCTcgaaaggaaaaagatgaaaggTTGGACTTCTAAAGTGTTAGTGATAATCAAAAAGGGAATACTTTGTAGAAAATTAAGTTTTTGGTTTCTGCCTGGAGAATGTGGATAATGGAATTGCCAGAGGTTAAATGTTGATATTGTAGAAGACATAGTAATGGGAATAACAATCACACTGACATTTTGAGTTTTTACCACCACCAGATGCTTTTCTTTGTGTTATACacagttcatttgtttctttaaagagcTCTATGAGGTAGGGCTAATATTTCCAATTTACATCTGAAGAAACGGAGGTACAGAAAGCttgggtaacttgcccaagggcataGATTCCTGTGCGTTGGTCAATCCACAATAAGAACTTGGGCAGTATGGCTCGAGAACTTGTTCTCCTTAAATGCTGTCCTGGAGTTCAGGAGCCTGCAGAGCTTTATCCAGTGGTGGCTCTGCCACTTGATAGCTATGCAGCCTTGAGCATATTACCTCAGCCCTCTGGGTCTGAAGAGTTTACATTGTGTTGGTGTTAGCATTTTTGGGTGGTGGTATTTCCATTCCGGAGCTTCCCTAAGGACAGCAAGTTCTTGGTTATCTGCGTtggtagggaaaaagaaaacaacttggtTTCTCTCCTGTTGCCCAAATCTCTGCCACGTTTGTTAGCCCTTACCCCTCAATTTTTCCTGCCAAATGCTCTTAGAAGACTTAATAGTCTAATATCTGAGTAGCAGAAGTCTCTGAATGATTGAATAAACCTGTGCTTTAGAGTTGTTACGTGGGTTTAGTACAGTCACGAGTTGAGGTTGTTTTCATAGATCTTAAGTTTTAGTATCTACAAAGTGCTTtgtgaaatggaatttttaaCCCACTTTGCCTCCAGAAAGACTTTGTGGAGACTTGCCATATTAAAGTGCATATGAAATCAGTACAATTTTGAAAGATCATAAACctttaaaagtaagaaaagcTGGGTGAACAAGAACTCAGAGTTAGTTACAGCAGTTGAGCATTGAACTTAACTCTGAGCTTCCAAGTGTCAGGGGAAGCATCTGAGGTCATACACTTTCATTGTCTGATGAGAAGCAGCATGTAAATCCTTCTGAAAAGAAACTTTCCTGGCACTGAATCTTGGAAGGACTTTATCAAGTGGATCCTTATTTAAGGGACACTGAGTAACTTAATAAACAATGTCTTCTACAGTGGTTTTGAAAAGGCACTAAAACATTATAGAAATGGTGATCTCCTGTGGATCTTTTATAAAACCTGAAggatacaatatttttttttttttaagattttatttatttttttaagtaatctctgcacccagtgtggggctcaaactcaccacccagagatcaagagttgcatgctctaccgactgagccagccaggtgcttccTGAAGGGTACAATATTAAAATAGTGACAGTGAAGGCAGCTTTAATGAGGTCTGGTTGCATAGCTTCCTGATTGTAAATTTTTGCATGGTGATAGAGATAGGGAATctaggacatttttttaaaaaatctttttactgggcacctgggtgactcagccgttaagcatctgccttcggctcaggtcatgatcccagggtcctgggattgaccctcgcattgggctccctgctctgtgggaagcctgcttctccctctcccactccccctgcttgtgtctctctctgtcaaataaataaataaaatctgggggcctgggtggctcagttggttaagcgactgccttcagctcaggtcatgatcccggggtcctgggatcaagtcccgtgtcaggctccctgctcggcggggagtctgcttctccctctgaccctaacccttctcatgcgctctctcccattctctctctctcaaataaagaaataatatctttaaaaaaaaaataaaatctttaaaaaaaatctttttactaAATTATAGTATTTATTAGAAAAGTGGTTCTTAAATTGGAGTGTACATCACAGTTACCCAGTTTCAAAATGTTTGTTACAGCTCTGTAGGTTTTAGGTGATGAATTGTAGCAGAGATGGCAAATGTGTCTCCTCTGCCCACTGCAGACTTGCCTGATTTGGTCTGGCACATGTTCTTGATTCTGGGATATGTCTCAGGATTTTTCTCAGCATGGTATTCAGGTAGTCACTACTACTGGATCAGAGTTGGAATTGGAAATGAAATATCTTTGCCATTGGCTGAATCAGTATTTCAAAGAATGAAGTGTAGGTTCTGTGAATACATAAAATGTAGAGTGTCAGAAGATTATAAAATTTCTATTCTTGTCATCAGAAGTTTGTGCTGTTACTATTTCACAAAAACCACACTGGATAAAGTTGTATCCAGGTGTATACTCATGATTGACTCTGCTAACTGGGATCAGGACTCTCATTAAGATCtagtatttacaaaaaaaaaaatctagtattttTCTCCCTCAAAAGAGTTGCTTCAAGAGATTTAAGAGAAGGCTTAGCAACACCTCTTGGCCTAGATACATACGGCTCAAAGCTCCCACCTACAGTCATTTGGAATATGTGCCCCATGCGACTTTGAAACTGCTTTGCTCTCCATTCAGGGTTGGAAATTAGCTGAGGAAAATCAGAGAGTCATTAATACTTATCCCAGGGTGTGAGTGGTATTTCTTCTTGACTTACCAATGGTCTGTCATTTAGTATTAATGTGATTATAACAGTTCTTGAGTTTGGTCTCAGTCTTTGCCCTGTAGGAAATGTTCCTTGGAAAAATGACTCCTTGGGCGTGAAAAATGACTCCTTGGGCGTGCTCTCCCAAACTAGGTTTCTTACCAGTGAAGCTTTGGCAGACCTATTGCTGATGAGGGCATTTGGggctcttcatttttttctaaatgaaccAGGATATCATTGGGctagagaaaattctgaaagctgTCCAAGATAGTCCTGTGTATACACTGATGTAACACTTGGACATATCGGGAGCTGGAGTAACCTAAAGGATTGAGCCACTTGTTTCATCACAACTGTTTTGAAGATGGTTCTAATTCAGGCATGACAAGGAGTTAGGGAGAAGTGCTCCTATGGAGGTGGGATAATCTAAGCAGCCATAATGGAGGCATGCTAATAGCCTATTTAAGGAACCTGTCTCCACTGGGTCTTGTACCAGAGTCTTAAAAACAGACACTTGTTCTGAATGTTTTCTAGCATTAAACCATGTTGGGGCTATGCATCTTTTTGAGATGGTGTTTTCTTTGATCAGTGTTAAACTGGTATAATTATTTCCTCCAATTCCAAGTCACATGttttttcaatttacatttaaacTTCTCTTACATCAGGAGCTGTTTTATAGTCGATGGCTGCCTTTAATGTAATATCTTTTACTTCTCCCAAACTTACAGTAAACAGAAGTTTTATTAAGTTGATGGTATCCATAGAATCAAGGACCTATGGCATTTATATTAGAGAACACAAACTTCTTGTGATGAAGTTAAGTTCATTTCATTTAGCTCCTTTACAGTCAAGCTTGTTGACTTTGGATTAAAACATTTGGTGAGTAAAATGTAGCAGTTGCCAATGACATTAGCCATAGTGCTGTCCTTAGGATTGGTGGAGGGGATCATCTGGCCCCAGGGTAGTGTATCTTTGGGGAGGACAAAGCATCAGTGGTGATGGCTTTCAACCTTTTTGATAATAATCACAGTAAAGTACTTCACCTTTCGACCAAATACACTCAAACCATGCACACATGCAAACGTTTCACAAAACAATAATTATCCTGCTGTGGGTGATacacttgatatttttcttttctttttttaagattttatttatttgtcagagagagagtgcaagcacgtaagcagggggagcgccaggcagagggagaagcagactccccactgggccagccgggaacccaatgtggggcttgatcctaggaccctgggatcacgacctgagccaaaggcagatgcttaaccgactgagccacccaggcaccctcaatatttttctatttaaaaaaatgctggtcTCATTCCACTCACTTTCCCTGAGCGTTGAATCCACCCAATTGATTTCACGTCCCGCTAGTGGGTCACAACCTACTCTTCTAAAAACTGCCTTACAAAGTTAGTTAATCAAATGGAATAAAGGCTACCTTATTCATAGGCATCCTGGAACTTGCTGCTGCCCGTGTGAAGAGGTAAAAGAAAAGGCTGATAAAGTTTTAGTTAATAAAACATAATGAgtaaaatggattaaataaaaagtaaatgggTTTTACAGAAGTTAAAAAATCCTCCTAATATTGAAGCACATTCTTTGAATTATGTAAAGGCAGATAAAGATAGTTGCAGACAAGTCTGCTTCTGTGAGCCACGGCTAGGTTTTGTTTTTGGGATTGTCTTCAGGTGTAATATTGAAGGCTGAGATCTGGAGGctattgagtcttttttttttttttttttttttttaaagatttatttatttatttgagagagaatgagagacagagagcatgagagggaggagggtcagagggagaagcagactccccgctgagcagggagcccgatgcgggactcgatcccgggactccaggatcatgacctgagccgaaggcagtcgcttaaccaactgagccacccaggcgccccggctatTGAGTCTTAAGCCAGCACAGCCAGGAAAGCTTCATCTGGCTACTGATCATGGAGTTTGTTTTAGGTGAGGACCCAGAGAACGATGTCTCTTTAGGCTGCTGGTGAAGCCAAGCCAATTGCAATTAATCTGTCCCTTCCTCCAAAGCCCTGACTGCCTGGGAAAAAAGGTAATATACCGAGCAGCTATTTTTATCAGTAgagtaaaatatctttttcagcAGGAAAAAAGGGCACAGTGCTGattaaatttaatgttaaaaacaCATTCTGTCCAGAATACGTAAGGAAAAACTTACCTTATAGTGAACTAGAGCCATgtggtatttaaaatattttaatacatatttataaacttGATCAATTTGTTTGTCTACAGAATCTTGTGGAAGAAGAACGAAGTTGCTGATTATGAAGCTACAACATTTTCCATCTTCTATAACAACACCCTTTTCCTGGTCTTGGTCATTGTTGCTTCCTTCTTTATATTGAAGAACTTCAACCCTACAGTGTATCCTTTTAAAGGTTGATTAGCATTTTTTGAAGTCTAGAATCAatagtttgttttggtttttgatttATCCCAAGTATTTTACTGTGAAGAAAACTGCCCAGGGAATCAGTTCACTAAATAGcactgtgacctcaggcaaatttctggacattttattttattttttaaagattttatttgtttgacagagagagacacagcaagagagggaacacaagcagggggagtgggagagggagaagcaggcttcccgccgagcagggagcccgatgcggggctcgatcccaggaccctgggatcatgacctgagccgaaggcagacgcttaacgactgagccacccaggcgccccaagtttctggacattttaaataaggGCTTTGGGTTTGACTTAAAGTTCTTTGAAGTTTATAAATTATAACTTCATGATAAATAAGTATTACAAAGCACTCTTACATATATGATCATGTGTatcttcctatttaaaaataagttctgaggatcaaAAGCAACTTGCCTTCTTTGATAGCTCCTGGCATAAGCCCATGTGTCTGCTTTGGAATTGGGTGGATAGCCAGTGTAGTTAAATAGGCACATTTCATAATATCTTAACAGTGTTTCAAGCTGCTCTTAAATTGAGCTTTTGGGCAAGAATCAGTCTTCTCTTTTTAGGTAATTTTAATTAAAGGTGTTAGGTAGGGATGTGCAGCCATACTTTTAAGTGGagattttatgtaataaaatagaCTCCTCCAACTTGTGTCTTCTGGGAATACCAGAGTGGTTTGTCCTCAACAGTCCCATTCTGAGGCTGAGAGTAGCTGTGAACTTTCAGAGCCTCCTTGCTTTTATAGGCCAACTGTAGCCAAAACACTGATGGACAGGGGagacttatttttcctttgctcttggCTGGAGGCAGGGAAGCTAAGTTTCTTCTTCCTGTTCATAATCTTGATTAGCTCTTCTCCTTTAGGTTAAATGGAATTCAGATGTCTTCTTTGTGATCATGTATTCTAGGTTTCTGTctcaagtgttttctttttaaaattggaacACGTTTCCTGTGAATGCTCTTCATTCTTTATAGCCTTCTGTCTTGTAAATTGCATTTGCAGACGATGGGACTGCACATCATTGTCATTTTACAGTGTCAGACAGGAAACAgtgcatttcaaagagatgggctctttttattttgttgaagaaCTACTTTTGGGCTTTTAATCTTTCCTTAACGTTAAATTTTTACAGGAACTATATTTTATCCATAAGTGCTTCATCAGGCCTCATCGCCCTCCTGTCTACTGGCTCCAAGTAGACCATGCCGGCTTTGCCCCCTGGCTTTGTATCTACGGGTGGCCTGTGGTATATGGAAACGTAGCAGGGTGGTCAGGGTGAGAGAGACACAAGATGTTTTTATAGTCTGCAGTTGGAGGTTTTGAAAAACCCAACAAAATGTAATTCAGTATTTGTTTATTGGCTCTTTTTTGACAGATTGTTGAAATTAAATGAATTGAAAGGGAAACTCAGAGTGccaggacattttttaaaaggtaaaaagtgTCTCGCAATGTGCTTAAATCACAAGAGGAGAAAATAACTTGTTTCCTTGATCTGTCAGAGGTCACAGTAACCTGGACTGAGctgttattatttataatagtagcAAGAAGTTAATAAGTGGTTCTTTGTGTTCTAACCACAATATTACAACTTTTGTGAACCATAAATAGCAGAATGAAGAATCCTTTTCCCCTGGGGATTGAACAGAAGCCTCATGTTTACAAATCTCTGAATTTGTGATTTGAAATAACTCAAAAACAAGGTCTCCAATTTGGGGCAGAGAAACTTGTggaaaagtgtttttttgttgttttaacagAAGCGAGGCAGCCAGGGTAATAACCTAAAATTAGTGGCCAGGCATATGAAAGTTGTCCCGTGGGGTTAAAGCACATACTGTTCAGCTGTATAGCCCTGCCTTGGGTGGCCAGGGAGGTCAGCTCAACCCTACCATGTTGGTTTGACCTGACCGAGAGACTGGAATCATTGTTTTCCTTGCCTAGGGTCTCACACCACTAGAGGAATATTCAGTAGAGAACCTCCTTCCTGAATATTGATGTGTAAGAGATTAGAATAATGTTTATGATCTTAGTTCCAGAATTCTAAGAACTCTCCGAGGAATGGCAGTGGTTTTAGTGTTTCTATAGCATTTAGTGCAGCCTTTTTCCATCAGGACTTTCATaaatttgaccttttttttttttaagattttatttgtttgagagagcacaagtgggaggggcacagggagagagaatttcacaCAGACTTGGCACTCAGTGCAgggcctgacgtgggactcgatcccaggaccctgagatcatgacctgtgctgaaggcagatgcttaagctgctgagccacccaggcgccccagatttgaCCCACAAGTTCCCATTGATTGTGAACAAAATTTCTTCATATTAACCTCTTCAGCCCCTAGAGTTCAGCCAAGAACATTGTCTTGCATTTCTTAATCAATGTGTGCAGagataattatcattttttggtgcaaaaagttTGGGAAGCTTTTTAGCTTGTATTATTTAAAGGGTTAtggaataggggcacctgggtggctcagtcgttaagcgtctgctttcggctcaggtcatgattccagggtcctgggatcgaccctcgcatcgggctccctgctcagtgggaagcctgcttctccctctcacactccccctgcttgtgttccctctctcgctgtgtctctctgtcaaataaataaataaaatctttaaaaaaaaaaaaatggttatggAATAACAGTACTTCAAAAGAAATATTCTATTCCTAATTCCTAATCTTAACTTTAATCTTTAGTTTCCACTTCTAAATTTAAGGTGAATGTTGTAAATAATACTTGCTGTTTTGTTCATAACTTTATAGAAAGGTGTTCATCAGGAGTTTATCTTCTATGGGCATGCCCAAGAACTTGGAAACCGGGGCAAGAGCACATTTGCATAGTGGTTTAGTGTCTTTAATTTAGGATTGTATTTACTCATTGTTTCTAGGAGTTTGCAATTTACTTTTCTTTGGTGCATTATTATCCATGTGCCATCATTGGATAATATGGAATGAATGAGGAAGTCACAAGAAGAGTCACTGCAAAATATGTAATACGTAAGAGGTTTTTCTTACTGTGTTAACTTTTTTTTGTAGATAACTAGTCAGTAGTTTGGTGGCATGGAGTTTGTGTACCAAatgcatttacttatttgacaaacCATCAGGATCTATTTGTTAGCAGAGCTGGGcctagtgttttttgttttttgtttttaattgctggTAAAAAAATGCCACTAGATGGCAGTGCCTGTGttgaaagggggtgggggggca of the Halichoerus grypus chromosome 1, mHalGry1.hap1.1, whole genome shotgun sequence genome contains:
- the SSR3 gene encoding translocon-associated protein subunit gamma isoform X1 — protein: MAPKGGSKQQSEEDLLLQDFSRNLSAKSSALFFGNAFIVSAIPIWLYWRIWHMDLIQSAVLYSVMTLVSTYLVAFAYKNVKFVLKHKVAQKREDAVSKEVTRKLSEADNRKMSRKEKDERILWKKNEVADYEATTFSIFYNNTLFLVLVIVASFFILKNFNPTVNYILSISASSGLIALLSTGSK
- the SSR3 gene encoding translocon-associated protein subunit gamma isoform X3, with translation MAPKGGSKQQSEEDLLLQDFSRNLSAKSSALFFGNAFIVSAIPIWLYWRIWHMDLIQSAVLYSVMTLVSTYLVAFAYKNVKFVLKHKILWKKNEVADYEATTFSIFYNNTLFLVLVIVASFFILKNFNPTVNYILSISASSGLIALLSTGSK
- the SSR3 gene encoding translocon-associated protein subunit gamma isoform X2; the protein is MAPKGGSKQQSEEDLLLQDFSRNLSAKSSALFFGNAFIVSAIPIWLYWRIWHMDLIQSAVLYSVMTLVSTYLVAFAYKNVKFVLKHKVAQKREDAVSKEVTRKLSEADNRKMSRKEKDERILWKKNEVADYEATTFSIFYNNTLFLVLVIVASFFILKNFNPTVDTPGSSEGHTEKNPTSPT